In the ANME-2 cluster archaeon genome, TACCCTATATTTATTCAATATCAGTAAAATATAATCTAACCTTATCACGCATAAACATTATGGTGTTGTCCTATCTACTGATATGCATTTTCTATCAATGAAGTATATAGCATTTCTATGATTATCTCAAGGTTTTGTATATCCTCTATATTATATCTTACGAGTTTGTCCAGCGCTGCCTGGCTGCCGCGCTTGTACTGGTACCATAATCGCACTGCATCGAAACCTGATAGACCTGTGGTTTCGTCAGACCTTGAAAGTCCCAATTCGGTTTCGATACGTTTCAGCCCCCCGGTCAGGCCCAGCCTGCGAAGGGGATATAGCAGGTCGATATGAAGCTGGTCGAAACTGACACCTGGCAGATGATGCTCAATAAAAGGAAGGTCGAACCGTGCCCCGTTGAAAGTGACAATGACCTTGCACCCTTCCAAGGCCTGTGGGAAATCTTCCAGGTCGATGCCGCTTATAAACACCTTTGTTCCATCGCTGCCATGTACTCCAATCATGGTTATCTCATCATAATAGGGGGACAGTCCGGTGGTCTCAATATCCAGGAATATGGTATTTTCCCTGAATTCCCTGTATGCCCGCCAGTGCTCTTTTTTGGGGAGGTTATTGGCGAAGTATGTGTGGTCACGGGCATTTAGCTTCTCTTTTGATGTGCTGATACCTTCCAGTATATGTCTTAGTTTTGATTCCGGTAGTCCGGCACGGTGGGGCTCTTCCCTGAATTCATCCCAGGACTTGATACCGCTGTCCCATATCTTTCTCTCTGTTGTGGCACCTATCCCGGGCAGGTGGATGTAACTGTTGGTGAGCATATTGAGTAATAGGGTCAACCTGATATAAATATCCCAACATTAAATGCCACGAACTGGAACACCGCGGATTCGAACTGCAGTCCAGGCGACCTAAATTATCAAGCATCTGCCAGGCTTCCGGCTGCCTTCCAATCAACATGCACAAGGGTCGGCCTTGCCTGGTGAATATCTACTTATGATAGAGATACCTGAATTAAATCCTGGATTCTAAAAAGTTAAATAATCTTCAAATACCCATCCGGATAAGAAATATTCTCAAGATGACTGCTCTTGCAACTTTTCCTGCAGCCATAAATTCACAAGAGTATCAGGTGAAATACCGCGGTGTCTGGCAGATGCCTGGATTTTATCCGAAAGTTCATTGTCCACTGCATAATATATCAATTCGGATTGGATATCAACTTCGAACTCAGCAGGTCTGGTCTCATCCCAATGATCGGTAAGCTCATGTATATCCCAGAACTCCCCAATTTCGTCATAGTCCCGTGCTTTTGATATAGAACTTTTATTATTGTTCATATTTCTTCCTTTCAGCACCAGTCATGTCTCGTGCAGATATTATAAGTGCATGTTTATTTTTTTTGTATATAAAGAAGAGGATTAGAAACCTGCCTGCCTTTGACCTGCCAAGGGCGGCATATACATTTTCATTCGGATAGAACCCCTTTTCAACAAAACGGAATATCGGATTACCACTAAATACTTCATGCACTTCATCTTGCTGTACATTGTGCTTTTGTATAAGTTTTTCAATGGTTTTGTCTGTCCATATAAGACCAATGATTTTCAATTTTACTCTCTCGATCGTGATCAATTAATTGACATTATTTACTTTTAGGAAATCCTATAATTCCTACTCTACATTCATTTTAAAGTCACTTATTGCAGATAAACTTCATTATTTTATCCTCCTCCAGCACCCCACGTCACATCTGGCACTTTTTTTAAGTAGTATAAAGTCAATAATCTTTTATCTGTGTGATATTATCACAAAAATGGAGAGTAGCCATGGTGAAGAGCATACATATTGCTATTGCAATTGTCTGTATGGCAGTAGTGCTGGCAGTAATAATCCAGCCGGTTCGAAAGGAACCTCATGTGGGAAACGAGGCTGGAGATACAATCATTCTTCCTGAACCACGAGACTCTGGCGAAGTATCGGTTGAGGAAGCCCTGCTTGATAGAAGGTCGATAAGGAATTATAAAGATGAATCGTTG is a window encoding:
- a CDS encoding exonuclease, translated to MLTNSYIHLPGIGATTERKIWDSGIKSWDEFREEPHRAGLPESKLRHILEGISTSKEKLNARDHTYFANNLPKKEHWRAYREFRENTIFLDIETTGLSPYYDEITMIGVHGSDGTKVFISGIDLEDFPQALEGCKVIVTFNGARFDLPFIEHHLPGVSFDQLHIDLLYPLRRLGLTGGLKRIETELGLSRSDETTGLSGFDAVRLWYQYKRGSQAALDKLVRYNIEDIQNLEIIIEMLYTSLIENAYQ
- a CDS encoding BrnT family toxin, with amino-acid sequence MKIIGLIWTDKTIEKLIQKHNVQQDEVHEVFSGNPIFRFVEKGFYPNENVYAALGRSKAGRFLILFFIYKKNKHALIISARDMTGAERKKYEQ